The Pyrococcus horikoshii OT3 genome includes a window with the following:
- a CDS encoding 4Fe-4S dicluster domain-containing protein, whose amino-acid sequence MIRLPLLPTVIKNLFKSPATNPFPKTEPIPVPDNFRGRIVYNVDKCVGCRMCVTVCPAGVFVYIPEIRKVALWTGRCVFCKQCVDVCPTGALQMSDEFLLASYDKYDEKFIYVTPQDVEEIKKKQEEIKKAKQKSQ is encoded by the coding sequence ATGATAAGGCTACCCTTATTGCCGACCGTGATTAAGAACCTATTCAAATCACCGGCAACGAACCCATTTCCTAAAACCGAACCAATTCCAGTTCCAGATAACTTCAGAGGAAGAATAGTATATAACGTTGATAAATGCGTTGGTTGCAGAATGTGCGTAACCGTGTGCCCAGCTGGGGTCTTCGTATACATCCCAGAGATAAGAAAAGTTGCCCTATGGACTGGAAGATGCGTATTCTGCAAGCAATGTGTTGATGTTTGTCCAACGGGTGCATTGCAGATGAGCGATGAGTTCCTACTTGCAAGCTACGATAAATACGATGAGAAGTTCATTTATGTAACCCCACAAGATGTGGAAGAGATAAAGAAGAAGCAGGAGGAAATTAAGAAAGCTAAGCAGAAATCTCAGTGA
- a CDS encoding phosphoadenosine phosphosulfate reductase family protein, with protein MFNIIVRARKDAKAIQYINERNYGGYLKVSSLGGGRRFSEVRDNLSKALEHPYVPILLFGEKEKELAQDISSELPHPSFVKILRTKKVRNMRVDELYNNIEDIKAKFRLGISWKDKAYILTPENELGLEINPDYDIYFAIGEGFRKNMKELLDVDPGEVALVLRKTMNIEEYYSGPHKIAEISKIIGRPTEVKWRIPLLSDVSLEETIKRNTEYIRAFERASIAFLEQFKDKTAVVPWSGGKDSTATLILASKVFDEVTAVYVKMEYEMPLTDEYIEKVAHKLGIDVIKVEVPMPVHKYGLPTHSNRWCTKMKVDALYNSIKDLRDPVLIVGDRDSESAKRRLKPPVVERKTTFGKVLEIMPIKFWSGAMVQLYILMNGIELHPLYYQGFYRLGCTICPSLAQWEIDLLDKLNYLPEIMKKKKSTPSN; from the coding sequence ATGTTTAATATAATAGTTAGAGCAAGGAAAGACGCTAAGGCAATCCAGTATATAAACGAAAGAAACTATGGGGGATATCTTAAGGTTTCAAGCCTAGGAGGGGGAAGAAGGTTCAGCGAAGTTAGGGATAACCTAAGCAAAGCATTAGAACACCCTTATGTGCCAATTTTACTTTTTGGGGAAAAAGAAAAGGAGCTAGCCCAGGATATAAGCAGCGAGCTTCCTCACCCTTCGTTCGTTAAGATACTCAGAACGAAAAAGGTTAGGAACATGAGGGTTGATGAACTCTACAATAACATCGAGGATATAAAGGCTAAATTTAGACTTGGGATAAGTTGGAAGGATAAAGCTTACATCCTAACTCCGGAAAACGAACTTGGACTAGAGATAAACCCTGATTATGATATATACTTTGCTATCGGAGAGGGATTTAGAAAGAACATGAAAGAACTACTTGATGTGGATCCAGGAGAGGTTGCACTAGTCCTAAGAAAGACAATGAATATAGAGGAGTACTATTCAGGTCCTCATAAAATAGCTGAGATTAGTAAAATCATCGGAAGGCCAACCGAGGTTAAATGGAGAATTCCCCTCTTGAGTGATGTTTCACTCGAAGAAACGATAAAGAGAAATACCGAATACATCAGGGCATTTGAGAGAGCTAGCATTGCATTCCTTGAACAGTTTAAGGATAAAACAGCGGTAGTTCCATGGAGCGGGGGAAAAGATTCTACAGCGACCCTAATACTAGCTAGCAAGGTATTCGATGAAGTAACAGCTGTCTACGTAAAGATGGAGTACGAGATGCCATTGACGGATGAATACATAGAGAAAGTTGCTCATAAGCTAGGGATCGATGTTATAAAAGTAGAGGTTCCAATGCCCGTTCACAAGTATGGATTACCAACCCATTCAAATAGATGGTGCACCAAAATGAAAGTCGATGCATTGTACAACTCAATAAAAGACCTAAGAGATCCGGTTTTAATAGTGGGGGATAGAGACTCCGAAAGTGCGAAAAGAAGGCTAAAGCCTCCAGTAGTCGAAAGAAAAACTACGTTTGGAAAGGTTTTAGAGATTATGCCCATAAAATTCTGGAGTGGTGCGATGGTTCAACTTTACATCCTCATGAATGGAATAGAACTTCATCCCCTATATTATCAGGGGTTTTATAGACTTGGATGTACCATTTGTCCAAGTTTAGCCCAGTGGGAAATAGATCTACTCGATAAATTGAACTATTTACCGGAAATTATGAAAAAGAAAAAGTCAACGCCTTCTAATTAA